In one window of Pristiophorus japonicus isolate sPriJap1 chromosome 9, sPriJap1.hap1, whole genome shotgun sequence DNA:
- the kcng3 gene encoding voltage-gated potassium channel regulatory subunit KCNG3 isoform X2 codes for MKFGSGTLILNVGGTRYSFSKDAIKDFPLRRVSRLHSCVSEKEVLEVCDDYDHERNEYFFDRHSEAFGFIMLYVKYGTLRFAPQMCELSFYNELIYWGLDRSHLEYCCQRRLDDRMSDTYTFYSEEEEELQKQKKKELKKNSQSSRKWLDRMRRTFEEPTSSVAAQILATVSVVFVILSMVVLCASTLPDWKTAENNSVEEHRIIEAICMGWFTAECIVRFLVSKNKCDFVRKPLNIIDLLAITPYYVSVLMSFFTGENSQLQRAGVTLRVLRMMRIFWLIKLARHFIGLQTLGLTLKRCYREMVMLLVFICVAMAIFGALAQLLESGLDLENKNEAYASIPASCWWVIISMTTVGYGDMYPFTVPGRILGGMCVVSGIVLLALPITFIYHSFVHCYHELKFRSARCGRSFSLEYLN; via the exons ATGAAGTTTGGAAGCGGCACCTTGATCCTGAATGTAGGGGGGACCCGATATTCGTTCTCGAAAGATGCGATCAAGGACTTTCCCCTCAGAAGGGTTAGCAGACTGCACAGTTGTGTCTCGGAGAAAGAGGTGCTGGAAGTGTGCGATGACTATGATCACGAAAGGAACGAGTATTTTTTTGACAGACACTCCGAGGCTTTCGGGTTCATCATGCTGTACGTCAAGTATGGGACGCTGCGATTCGCCCCTCAAATGTGCGAATTGTCGTTTTACAACGAGTTAATTTACTGGGGTCTGGACCGCTCGCACCTCGAATATTGCTGCCAAAGGCGGCTGGATGACAGGATGTCCGACACCTACACCTTCTACTCCGAGGAAGAAGAAGAGCTGCAAAAGCAGAAGAAAAAGGAGTTGAAAAAGAACTCCCAGTCTAGTAGGAAGTGGCTGGATAGGATGAGGAGGACTTTTGAAGAGCCCACCTCGTCTGTAGCGGCCCAGATTCTGGCAACCGTGTCCGTGGTATTTGTTATCCTTTCCATGGTGGTATTGTGCGCCAGCACCCTACCAGACTGGAAAACAGCCGAGAACAACAGTGTGGAGGAGCACAG GATAATTGAGGCGATCTGCATGGGTTGGTTCACCGCCGAGTGCATCGTGAGGTTTCTCGTCTCGAAAAACAAGTGTGATTTCGTGAGGAAGCCCCTGAACATCATTGACCTGCTAGCCATCACCCCCTATTATGTCTCGGTGCTGATGTCCTTcttcaccggggagaactctcagtTACAGCGGGCTGGGGTGACCCTCAGGGTCCTGAGGATGATGAGGATTTTCTGGCTGATCAAACTTGCCCGTCACTTCATCGGTTTGCAGACGCTGGGCTTGACTCTAAAACGCTGCTATCGGGAGATGGTCATGCTCCTGGTGTTTATCTGCGTCGCCATGGCGATATTTGGCGCCCTGGCCCAGCTGTTAGAAAGCGGGCTTGACCTGGAAAATAAAAACGAAGCCTATGCCAGTATCCCGGCCTCTTGCTGGTGGGTGATCATCTCCATGACTACTGTGGGATACGGGGACATGTACCCGTTCACCGTCCCCGGCAGGATCCTAGGAGGGATGTGTGTGGTCAGCGGCATTGTCCTGCTCGCACTGCCCATCACTTTCATCTACCACAGCTTCGTGCATTGTTACCATGAGCTTAAATTCAGGTCAGCACGCTGTGGCAGAAGCTTCTCCTTGGAATATTTGaactga
- the kcng3 gene encoding voltage-gated potassium channel regulatory subunit KCNG3 isoform X1: MKFGSGTLILNVGGTRYSFSKDAIKDFPLRRVSRLHSCVSEKEVLEVCDDYDHERNEYFFDRHSEAFGFIMLYVKYGTLRFAPQMCELSFYNELIYWGLDRSHLEYCCQRRLDDRMSDTYTFYSEEEEELQKQKKKELKKNSQSSRKWLDRMRRTFEEPTSSVAAQILATVSVVFVILSMVVLCASTLPDWKTAENNSVEEHRYTEHLMGPSGIIEAICMGWFTAECIVRFLVSKNKCDFVRKPLNIIDLLAITPYYVSVLMSFFTGENSQLQRAGVTLRVLRMMRIFWLIKLARHFIGLQTLGLTLKRCYREMVMLLVFICVAMAIFGALAQLLESGLDLENKNEAYASIPASCWWVIISMTTVGYGDMYPFTVPGRILGGMCVVSGIVLLALPITFIYHSFVHCYHELKFRSARCGRSFSLEYLN, encoded by the exons ATGAAGTTTGGAAGCGGCACCTTGATCCTGAATGTAGGGGGGACCCGATATTCGTTCTCGAAAGATGCGATCAAGGACTTTCCCCTCAGAAGGGTTAGCAGACTGCACAGTTGTGTCTCGGAGAAAGAGGTGCTGGAAGTGTGCGATGACTATGATCACGAAAGGAACGAGTATTTTTTTGACAGACACTCCGAGGCTTTCGGGTTCATCATGCTGTACGTCAAGTATGGGACGCTGCGATTCGCCCCTCAAATGTGCGAATTGTCGTTTTACAACGAGTTAATTTACTGGGGTCTGGACCGCTCGCACCTCGAATATTGCTGCCAAAGGCGGCTGGATGACAGGATGTCCGACACCTACACCTTCTACTCCGAGGAAGAAGAAGAGCTGCAAAAGCAGAAGAAAAAGGAGTTGAAAAAGAACTCCCAGTCTAGTAGGAAGTGGCTGGATAGGATGAGGAGGACTTTTGAAGAGCCCACCTCGTCTGTAGCGGCCCAGATTCTGGCAACCGTGTCCGTGGTATTTGTTATCCTTTCCATGGTGGTATTGTGCGCCAGCACCCTACCAGACTGGAAAACAGCCGAGAACAACAGTGTGGAGGAGCACAGGTACACAGAACATTTAATGGGACCATCAGG GATAATTGAGGCGATCTGCATGGGTTGGTTCACCGCCGAGTGCATCGTGAGGTTTCTCGTCTCGAAAAACAAGTGTGATTTCGTGAGGAAGCCCCTGAACATCATTGACCTGCTAGCCATCACCCCCTATTATGTCTCGGTGCTGATGTCCTTcttcaccggggagaactctcagtTACAGCGGGCTGGGGTGACCCTCAGGGTCCTGAGGATGATGAGGATTTTCTGGCTGATCAAACTTGCCCGTCACTTCATCGGTTTGCAGACGCTGGGCTTGACTCTAAAACGCTGCTATCGGGAGATGGTCATGCTCCTGGTGTTTATCTGCGTCGCCATGGCGATATTTGGCGCCCTGGCCCAGCTGTTAGAAAGCGGGCTTGACCTGGAAAATAAAAACGAAGCCTATGCCAGTATCCCGGCCTCTTGCTGGTGGGTGATCATCTCCATGACTACTGTGGGATACGGGGACATGTACCCGTTCACCGTCCCCGGCAGGATCCTAGGAGGGATGTGTGTGGTCAGCGGCATTGTCCTGCTCGCACTGCCCATCACTTTCATCTACCACAGCTTCGTGCATTGTTACCATGAGCTTAAATTCAGGTCAGCACGCTGTGGCAGAAGCTTCTCCTTGGAATATTTGaactga